One window of the Natrinema sp. HArc-T2 genome contains the following:
- the carA gene encoding glutamine-hydrolyzing carbamoyl-phosphate synthase small subunit, which yields MTEAYVALEGGHVLEGRGRASGTARGELVFTTAYTGYEESLTDPSYEEQVLTFSYPLIGNYGVREERFESDRVHPRAVLAKELTEDVAEWLESEGVPAVDHLDTREVVTDIRDGGAMKCGIAVGEDVTEEDALAELEACKAMSDHTDIGAQVSVDEPVVHGDDNDGPDVALIDCGAKGSIVDSLLERDATVHVFPYNAATENVAVVEPDILFISNGPGDPVNFEGAIELVEEFVEDTPVAGICLGQQIVAEALGGSTEKMDFGHRGVNQPVLDLESGQVVMTTQNHGYTVAEPGEHLEVTQINVNDDTPEGIDGVEYDVITRQYHPEANPGPEDTLDFFDDVLAMASGRADSRAVPADD from the coding sequence ATGACGGAAGCCTACGTCGCACTGGAAGGCGGCCACGTACTCGAGGGACGTGGTCGCGCGTCAGGTACGGCTCGCGGTGAACTCGTTTTCACAACAGCATATACCGGTTACGAGGAGAGTCTGACTGATCCCTCCTACGAGGAACAGGTCCTGACCTTCTCGTACCCGCTGATCGGCAACTACGGCGTCCGCGAGGAACGCTTCGAGTCCGACCGCGTCCACCCACGTGCGGTGCTCGCGAAGGAACTCACCGAAGATGTCGCCGAGTGGCTCGAAAGCGAGGGCGTCCCGGCGGTCGACCACCTCGACACGCGCGAGGTCGTCACCGACATCCGCGACGGCGGTGCGATGAAATGCGGCATCGCCGTCGGCGAAGACGTCACCGAGGAAGACGCACTGGCCGAACTCGAGGCCTGCAAGGCCATGAGCGACCACACCGACATCGGTGCACAGGTCAGCGTCGACGAGCCGGTCGTCCACGGCGACGACAACGACGGCCCCGACGTGGCACTGATCGACTGTGGCGCGAAAGGTTCGATCGTCGACTCGCTGCTCGAGCGCGACGCGACCGTCCACGTGTTCCCCTACAACGCGGCCACCGAGAACGTCGCGGTCGTCGAGCCAGACATCCTCTTTATCTCGAACGGTCCCGGCGACCCGGTCAACTTCGAGGGCGCGATCGAACTCGTCGAGGAATTCGTCGAGGACACACCCGTCGCCGGCATCTGTCTCGGCCAGCAGATCGTCGCCGAGGCACTCGGCGGCTCGACCGAGAAGATGGACTTCGGCCACCGCGGCGTCAACCAGCCGGTGCTCGATCTCGAATCCGGGCAGGTCGTCATGACTACCCAGAACCACGGCTACACGGTCGCCGAGCCGGGCGAGCACCTAGAGGTCACCCAGATCAACGTCAACGACGACACGCCCGAGGGAATCGACGGCGTCGAGTACGACGTCATCACCCGTCAGTACCACCCCGAAGCGAACCCCGGCCCCGAAGACACCCTCGACTTCTTCGACGACGTGCTCGCCATGGCTTCCGGGCGAGCGGACTCGCGAGCGGTTCCCGCAGACGACTGA
- a CDS encoding NAD(P)/FAD-dependent oxidoreductase: MESDDATSYDTTVAVVGGGPAGCSAGVFTARAGLETVVFDRGPSSLRRCASLENYLGFPCGLEPETFLELARDHAETTGCRVVADLIDSVTARGGGGFRLEPQDGDPVTARFVIAATKYDGSYLRGLDDGSMFVTDDHDGEDGERFDSAIPDSDGRTPVDGLYVAGPLAGCGDQVIIAAGHGATVARTLLRELREADGYWGRFAPYYDWRREAVNRRAEWTDPERWIDLFDQSAPNDLTPETIRRLAETAAEDREVAYIEAETAAKRANRGHRRLAAALDDDALLEAIDDDAIRAYANRLDESGAGDD, encoded by the coding sequence ATGGAGAGTGACGACGCGACGAGTTACGACACCACAGTCGCCGTCGTCGGCGGCGGCCCTGCTGGCTGTTCGGCTGGCGTCTTCACCGCCCGCGCGGGCCTCGAGACGGTCGTCTTCGATCGCGGCCCCTCCTCGCTGCGACGCTGTGCTTCCCTTGAGAACTACCTCGGCTTCCCCTGTGGACTCGAACCCGAGACGTTCCTCGAACTGGCACGCGATCACGCCGAAACGACCGGCTGTCGGGTCGTCGCCGACCTGATCGACTCGGTGACGGCTCGTGGAGGCGGTGGCTTTCGACTCGAGCCACAGGACGGCGACCCGGTCACGGCGCGGTTCGTAATCGCCGCGACGAAGTACGACGGCTCGTATCTCCGCGGGCTGGACGACGGGTCGATGTTCGTCACCGACGACCACGACGGCGAGGACGGCGAGCGATTCGACAGCGCGATTCCCGATAGTGACGGGCGGACGCCCGTCGACGGACTCTACGTTGCCGGCCCGCTCGCTGGCTGTGGCGATCAGGTGATTATCGCTGCCGGCCACGGCGCGACGGTTGCGCGCACGTTGCTTCGCGAGTTGCGGGAAGCCGACGGCTACTGGGGGCGGTTCGCACCGTACTACGACTGGCGGCGCGAGGCTGTGAACCGACGTGCAGAGTGGACCGATCCCGAGCGGTGGATCGACCTGTTCGATCAGAGCGCGCCGAACGACCTCACACCCGAAACGATCCGTCGGCTCGCCGAAACCGCTGCCGAAGACCGTGAGGTGGCTTATATCGAGGCCGAAACCGCAGCGAAGCGAGCCAACCGCGGCCACCGCCGGCTGGCAGCCGCGCTCGACGACGACGCGCTGCTCGAGGCCATCGACGACGACGCGATCCGTGCGTACGCCAATCGACTCGATGAGAGCGGAGCAGGCGACGACTGA
- a CDS encoding ABC transporter substrate-binding protein, with protein MHTERQFGSSRRDVMTAGIAAGTTALAGCIGGTGVDPENGDESGSYTVTMAPMGKLEFDAVPENAFVTFTQYADMAVALGHGDAVSTLFAPEMSGTTMNKFYERLPGVSFDWEGLTNPLQNGVTKEQLYSAESDVHFLDPSYVLTTQDDWDASDIEEITNTVAPWVGSYHSGVHSEPAAAYADSYEYYTLWELFETVAAVFRERQRYEALKGVYEDTLARIESNLPPEDDRPTVARVTLGDGVFYTYHLNTPGFWQAETRPLGAHDALADVEWSGDWGTVDYETMLEADPDVILHLWGITSSYAIADIRQRLESHAAGSELTAVQHDRVVASGMRYQGPIMNLFQLEMTAKQLYPEQFGAWPGYEAGQPYPEIPASEQLFDRDRVASIVTGAGGDGE; from the coding sequence ATGCACACGGAACGGCAGTTCGGCTCGAGCCGACGGGACGTTATGACGGCGGGGATTGCGGCTGGAACGACGGCACTGGCCGGCTGTATCGGTGGAACCGGTGTTGACCCGGAGAACGGAGACGAAAGCGGGTCGTACACGGTGACGATGGCTCCCATGGGAAAGCTAGAGTTCGACGCCGTCCCCGAGAACGCCTTCGTCACGTTCACACAGTACGCGGACATGGCGGTCGCACTCGGCCACGGCGACGCGGTGAGCACGCTCTTTGCTCCCGAGATGTCGGGGACGACGATGAACAAGTTCTACGAGCGGCTTCCGGGCGTTTCCTTCGACTGGGAGGGCCTGACGAATCCGCTCCAGAACGGCGTGACCAAAGAACAACTCTACAGTGCAGAAAGCGACGTCCACTTCCTCGACCCGTCGTACGTGCTAACGACCCAGGACGACTGGGACGCGTCCGATATCGAGGAGATCACCAATACGGTGGCTCCGTGGGTCGGCAGCTACCACAGCGGCGTCCACAGCGAACCCGCGGCAGCGTACGCTGACAGCTACGAGTACTACACGCTCTGGGAACTCTTCGAGACGGTCGCAGCCGTCTTCCGCGAGCGCCAACGCTACGAGGCGCTCAAAGGCGTCTACGAGGACACGCTTGCCCGAATCGAGTCGAACCTGCCGCCCGAAGACGACCGACCGACGGTCGCCAGAGTCACGCTGGGCGACGGCGTGTTTTACACTTATCACCTCAACACGCCTGGCTTCTGGCAGGCAGAGACGCGACCACTGGGCGCACACGACGCGCTCGCCGACGTGGAATGGTCGGGCGACTGGGGCACCGTCGACTACGAGACGATGCTCGAGGCCGATCCGGACGTCATCCTCCACCTCTGGGGGATCACCTCGAGTTACGCCATCGCGGATATCCGCCAGCGTCTCGAGTCACACGCTGCCGGCAGCGAACTCACGGCGGTACAACACGACCGCGTCGTCGCCAGCGGAATGCGCTACCAGGGGCCGATCATGAACCTGTTCCAGCTCGAGATGACCGCCAAACAGCTCTATCCCGAGCAGTTCGGCGCGTGGCCGGGATACGAGGCGGGCCAGCCCTATCCGGAGATTCCGGCCTCAGAGCAACTGTTCGACCGCGATCGGGTTGCGAGCATCGTCACTGGGGCGGGTGGCGATGGAGAGTGA
- a CDS encoding glycosyltransferase family 2 protein, whose translation MKLSVVVSTLNDRERLVSCLDALVERTPTETEHIVVNGPSSDGTTGVVRDRDDIDVLVEISERNPNVSRNAGLELATGEVVAFLDGEYAIDHSWYSAIDESMAEGTDVVTGPVTGRPIHASQSSDSVAGQTITHFHGDNVAFDRAVLDAMDGFDEYLTQAGERDCAHRAASLDFEVSWNAAMAVRCEIETAGGASIDSRRSSPELRPDGGRADHDWGAAYRSLSYRLAKNYGLRPSVFARTAGSALREGAAGVSRLAAGEATPTGWFADGTDVVTNVTHGLWDGVRARFSDRSPRRNPNGLSQRHDRAVQVYDWR comes from the coding sequence ATGAAGCTCTCGGTGGTCGTCTCGACGCTCAACGACCGAGAGCGACTGGTGTCGTGTCTCGACGCGCTCGTCGAGCGAACACCGACCGAGACCGAGCACATCGTCGTCAACGGGCCCTCATCGGACGGAACGACTGGCGTGGTCCGTGACCGCGATGACATCGACGTGCTCGTCGAAATCTCCGAGCGCAATCCAAACGTTTCCCGCAACGCCGGCCTCGAGCTCGCAACGGGCGAGGTCGTCGCGTTTCTCGACGGCGAGTACGCGATCGATCACAGCTGGTATTCAGCTATCGACGAGTCGATGGCCGAGGGGACCGACGTCGTCACCGGCCCCGTGACCGGTCGTCCGATCCACGCCAGTCAGTCGTCCGATTCCGTCGCTGGCCAGACTATCACTCACTTCCACGGAGATAACGTCGCATTCGACCGAGCCGTCCTCGATGCGATGGACGGGTTCGACGAGTATCTCACACAGGCTGGTGAGCGCGATTGTGCACATCGGGCTGCGAGTCTCGACTTCGAGGTGTCGTGGAACGCGGCGATGGCTGTTCGCTGTGAGATCGAAACCGCTGGCGGTGCGTCGATCGACTCGAGGCGATCCTCGCCGGAACTCCGTCCTGACGGTGGCCGTGCCGACCATGATTGGGGTGCGGCCTATCGGTCGCTGTCGTACCGGCTGGCGAAAAACTACGGACTGCGACCGAGTGTCTTCGCTCGAACTGCAGGCAGCGCACTGCGGGAAGGGGCTGCTGGCGTCTCCCGGCTGGCAGCCGGTGAGGCGACGCCGACAGGCTGGTTCGCCGACGGCACCGACGTTGTCACGAACGTCACACACGGCCTGTGGGATGGCGTTCGTGCTCGGTTCAGTGATCGCTCGCCTCGTCGTAACCCCAACGGGCTCTCACAGCGACACGATCGCGCAGTGCAGGTCTACGACTGGCGGTGA
- a CDS encoding class I SAM-dependent methyltransferase → MKGQEWYQADDVAEEYDDKRFSRGGQLIDRREKEAVLEAIMPVEDRKVLEIACGTGRFTVMLAHQGADVIGLDISAAMLQQGRRKAQDTELAGTLEFLRGDAGRLPFPDDHFDTVIAMRFFHLADDPQAFLAEMRRVSRDQIVFDTFNRFSTRSIYNWALPMGSRLYSKSEIAVLLAKTDLTLVDVEDDFLLPYGLYRSIPNALASPLRTLDKAVGTLPVTDHVASVSYWNARVR, encoded by the coding sequence GTGAAAGGACAGGAGTGGTACCAGGCCGACGACGTCGCCGAGGAATACGACGACAAGCGCTTCTCCCGGGGCGGCCAGCTGATCGACCGTCGGGAGAAAGAAGCCGTCCTCGAGGCGATCATGCCCGTCGAGGATCGGAAGGTCCTCGAAATCGCCTGTGGTACCGGGCGGTTTACCGTCATGCTCGCCCACCAGGGAGCCGATGTCATAGGACTGGACATCTCGGCAGCGATGTTACAGCAGGGACGACGAAAAGCACAGGACACCGAGCTCGCGGGGACGCTCGAGTTCCTCCGGGGTGATGCGGGTCGACTGCCGTTCCCGGACGATCACTTCGATACCGTCATCGCGATGCGGTTTTTCCATCTCGCGGACGATCCGCAGGCGTTCTTAGCGGAGATGCGTCGCGTCTCCCGTGATCAGATCGTCTTCGACACGTTCAACCGCTTTTCGACCCGTAGCATCTACAACTGGGCGCTGCCGATGGGGTCACGTCTCTACTCGAAAAGCGAGATCGCGGTCCTGCTCGCGAAGACGGACCTGACGCTCGTCGACGTGGAAGACGATTTCCTTCTGCCCTACGGGCTGTATCGATCGATCCCCAACGCGCTCGCGTCGCCGCTCCGGACGCTCGATAAGGCGGTCGGGACGTTGCCAGTCACCGACCACGTCGCGTCGGTGTCCTACTGGAACGCACGTGTTCGCTGA
- a CDS encoding winged helix-turn-helix domain-containing protein, producing MSMSTAEDRATAAEELLSEEEYRDRLRELPPSAKLVAKVLETDSPLSQGQLAEESLLPDRTVRYALNRLEDVGLIGSRYSFRDARKQVYYLNH from the coding sequence ATGAGCATGAGTACAGCCGAAGACCGTGCCACCGCTGCCGAGGAACTCCTCTCCGAGGAGGAATACCGCGACCGACTCCGTGAGCTACCGCCGAGCGCGAAACTCGTTGCGAAAGTGTTAGAGACCGACTCGCCGCTCTCGCAGGGACAACTCGCCGAAGAATCGCTGCTTCCCGACCGCACCGTTCGCTACGCGCTCAACCGACTCGAGGACGTCGGCCTCATCGGCTCGCGGTACAGCTTCCGCGATGCACGCAAGCAGGTGTACTACCTCAATCACTGA
- a CDS encoding MBL fold metallo-hydrolase, which produces MHVTRCPIPVATRAPGGETNAYLVSATETRHDGAGDKPAILVDPAGKTDALDRLLEAHTIDHILVTHTHPDHVSAVEAYATATDATLWARYGRVDRFRDAAGCDPDRTFTPGTTIPLGDERVQVLDAPGHAPDHVALEAGRGGPILCGDCAVREGSVVVGAPEGDMRAYISTLRRLWAIDPPALYPGHGPEIETPRTTLERLLTHRAEREQRIREAAAMGADTVSEFLERAYDKDLSGVRDLARATVAAHLEKLAVEGRVAWDNPPASPLADD; this is translated from the coding sequence ATGCACGTCACGCGGTGTCCGATCCCGGTCGCGACGCGCGCACCGGGTGGGGAGACCAACGCCTACCTCGTTAGCGCAACCGAGACGCGACACGACGGGGCCGGCGACAAGCCGGCAATACTCGTCGATCCGGCAGGGAAAACGGATGCGCTCGACCGACTGCTCGAGGCCCACACCATCGACCACATCCTCGTCACCCATACCCATCCCGATCACGTCAGTGCCGTCGAAGCATACGCAACCGCCACCGACGCAACGCTCTGGGCTCGCTACGGTCGCGTCGATCGATTCCGTGACGCGGCTGGCTGTGATCCTGACCGCACGTTTACGCCCGGCACGACCATTCCGCTCGGCGACGAACGCGTCCAGGTCCTCGACGCACCGGGACACGCCCCCGACCACGTCGCGCTCGAGGCCGGTCGCGGCGGACCGATTCTCTGTGGCGACTGTGCCGTCCGCGAGGGCAGCGTCGTCGTCGGCGCGCCGGAGGGGGATATGCGGGCGTACATCTCGACGCTCCGCCGGCTCTGGGCGATCGACCCGCCGGCACTGTATCCCGGACACGGTCCCGAAATCGAGACCCCTCGCACGACCCTCGAGCGCCTGCTCACCCACCGGGCCGAACGCGAACAGCGGATCCGGGAGGCAGCCGCGATGGGTGCCGACACTGTCTCGGAGTTCCTCGAGAGGGCGTACGACAAGGATCTCTCGGGTGTGCGCGATCTCGCGCGGGCGACGGTCGCCGCCCACCTCGAGAAACTCGCCGTCGAGGGTCGCGTCGCGTGGGACAACCCGCCGGCGTCGCCGCTCGCGGACGACTGA
- a CDS encoding YkgJ family cysteine cluster protein, which translates to MQSLEAELDTARQLAVADLADAIESIGFECTRCGACCTTDGGDDHTATVFPDEVRDLQQATATGDEDRDWRDVARPMPYGLSESDDGGLEGETFEWALQTDGCGDCVFYEEADDGTGACVAHDDRPLICRTYPFSVALAGTSQPMGEAVDEEGIVRAHECEGLGRDISREDAEELAQALKERAVRELEEAIAVRDNYRPADPDLGEVVVHDSEGTKRMDGTSLED; encoded by the coding sequence GTGCAATCGCTCGAGGCCGAACTCGACACCGCTCGCCAGCTTGCAGTCGCCGATCTCGCGGACGCGATCGAGTCGATCGGCTTCGAGTGTACCCGCTGTGGCGCCTGCTGTACGACCGATGGCGGGGACGACCACACCGCAACGGTGTTTCCTGACGAAGTGCGCGACCTCCAGCAGGCGACCGCGACTGGCGACGAAGACCGCGACTGGCGCGACGTCGCCCGCCCAATGCCCTACGGCCTCTCCGAAAGCGATGACGGCGGCCTCGAGGGCGAGACCTTCGAGTGGGCGCTTCAGACCGACGGCTGTGGCGACTGCGTCTTCTACGAGGAAGCCGACGACGGGACGGGTGCCTGTGTCGCCCACGACGACCGCCCGCTTATCTGCCGGACGTATCCATTCAGCGTCGCGCTCGCGGGCACCAGCCAGCCAATGGGCGAAGCCGTCGATGAGGAGGGGATCGTCCGCGCCCACGAGTGCGAAGGCCTCGGTCGCGACATCTCCCGCGAGGACGCCGAGGAGTTGGCACAGGCGCTGAAGGAACGCGCGGTCCGGGAACTCGAGGAAGCAATCGCCGTCCGAGATAACTACCGGCCCGCCGATCCTGACCTCGGCGAGGTCGTCGTCCACGATTCGGAAGGCACGAAACGAATGGATGGGACGTCGCTCGAGGACTGA
- a CDS encoding TRAM domain-containing protein — protein sequence MEISEKLLCLFSTDVSEEEDRYVIEVPRQEVETGDIDPGEVYRVALISREDDASGDEGTTTTTPQSAPSEPQPPVDVGETRYVEIEDIGKQGDGIARVERGYVIIVPGADVGERVKIEVTEVKSNFAVGEIIEDTF from the coding sequence GTGGAGATATCTGAAAAACTGTTGTGTCTGTTCAGTACGGACGTTTCGGAAGAGGAGGATCGCTACGTTATCGAGGTACCGCGGCAGGAAGTCGAGACTGGCGACATCGATCCCGGCGAGGTCTATCGCGTCGCGCTCATTTCGCGTGAGGACGACGCCAGCGGCGACGAGGGGACGACGACCACGACGCCCCAGAGCGCGCCATCCGAGCCACAGCCACCGGTCGACGTCGGCGAAACGCGCTACGTCGAGATCGAAGACATCGGCAAACAGGGCGACGGCATCGCCCGCGTCGAACGCGGCTACGTCATCATCGTGCCCGGTGCAGATGTCGGCGAACGCGTCAAAATCGAGGTCACCGAGGTCAAATCGAACTTCGCCGTCGGCGAGATAATCGAAGACACGTTCTAA
- a CDS encoding radical SAM protein, giving the protein MTDPETLSVTIVDGYVDEPAHFGVPPYISTYPRYAAGALVDAGVPRERITYHTIDGLRDDPDRWRDVDEADLMIYLGGMTVPGKYVGGTPAEPDEVRKLAWTASGTSLMGGPVKFGVGDENAGATETERQDLDFDFVAKGDVEAAVFDLVESGLEGFNNRMRDVDEVSRWAREGAFVVDQHPNHPDHLIAELETSRGCAYRCSFCTEPLYGNPTFRPPPTVVGEVDALSDYGVKHFRIGRQADILAYGGDGEAPNPDALRQLYGGIHEVAPDLETLHLDNMNPITIVEWPEKSREGIRIIAEHNTPGDTAAFGLESADPVVQEENNLNVSAEECFEAVRIVNEEAGWRPGEDPGDAPTFGDEAPRRLPKLLPGINLLHGLKGEREETYERNLEFLQRVYNEGYMLRRINIRQVMAFDGTDMSDTGAEIANEHKKLFKRYKKQVREEIDNPMLERVAPPGTVLPNVHLEYHQDGTTFGRQLGTYPLLVGIPGERDLGQTIDVAVVDHGYRSVTGVPYPLDLNAASMDELTAIPGIGSSTAGDIVVDRPYESVADAGLDTTVDLSQFVTTRPLERVN; this is encoded by the coding sequence ATGACTGACCCCGAGACACTGTCGGTGACGATCGTCGACGGCTACGTCGACGAGCCCGCCCACTTCGGGGTGCCGCCGTACATCTCGACGTATCCTCGCTATGCCGCGGGGGCGCTCGTCGACGCGGGGGTTCCCCGCGAGCGGATTACGTACCACACGATCGACGGGCTTCGCGACGACCCCGACCGCTGGCGGGACGTCGACGAGGCCGATCTCATGATCTATCTGGGGGGCATGACCGTCCCTGGGAAGTACGTCGGCGGCACACCGGCCGAGCCCGACGAGGTCCGCAAACTCGCCTGGACCGCGAGCGGCACGAGCCTGATGGGCGGTCCCGTCAAGTTCGGCGTCGGCGACGAAAACGCCGGCGCGACCGAGACCGAACGCCAGGACCTGGACTTCGATTTCGTCGCCAAAGGCGACGTCGAGGCCGCCGTCTTCGACCTCGTTGAAAGCGGCCTCGAGGGGTTTAACAACCGCATGCGCGACGTCGACGAGGTCTCGCGGTGGGCCCGGGAGGGTGCGTTCGTCGTCGACCAACACCCGAATCATCCCGATCACCTCATCGCCGAACTCGAGACTTCCCGTGGCTGTGCCTACCGCTGTTCGTTCTGTACGGAGCCGCTGTATGGCAATCCCACGTTTCGGCCGCCGCCGACGGTCGTCGGCGAGGTCGACGCCCTCTCCGATTACGGCGTGAAACACTTCCGGATCGGTCGCCAGGCCGACATCCTCGCCTACGGCGGCGACGGCGAAGCGCCCAACCCCGACGCCCTCCGGCAGCTCTATGGCGGAATCCACGAGGTCGCACCCGACCTCGAGACGCTGCATCTGGACAACATGAACCCCATCACGATCGTCGAGTGGCCCGAGAAGAGCCGCGAGGGGATCCGGATCATCGCCGAGCACAACACACCCGGCGACACGGCAGCGTTCGGCCTCGAGTCTGCCGATCCGGTGGTTCAGGAGGAGAACAACCTGAACGTCTCAGCCGAGGAGTGTTTCGAGGCAGTTCGGATCGTCAACGAGGAAGCCGGCTGGCGACCCGGCGAAGATCCCGGCGATGCGCCGACGTTCGGCGACGAGGCGCCGCGGCGACTGCCCAAACTGCTGCCCGGGATCAACCTCTTGCACGGCCTCAAAGGCGAACGCGAGGAGACCTACGAACGTAATCTCGAGTTCCTCCAGCGGGTCTACAACGAGGGCTACATGCTCCGGCGGATCAACATCCGACAGGTGATGGCCTTCGACGGCACCGACATGTCCGACACCGGGGCCGAGATCGCCAACGAGCACAAGAAGCTGTTCAAACGCTACAAGAAGCAGGTTCGCGAGGAGATCGACAATCCGATGCTCGAGCGTGTCGCTCCCCCCGGCACCGTCCTGCCGAACGTCCACCTCGAGTACCACCAAGATGGGACGACCTTTGGCCGCCAACTCGGCACCTATCCGTTGCTCGTCGGGATACCGGGCGAGCGTGACCTCGGCCAGACGATCGACGTCGCGGTCGTCGATCACGGCTATCGATCGGTGACTGGCGTCCCGTATCCGCTCGACCTCAACGCGGCGTCGATGGACGAACTCACCGCCATCCCTGGTATCGGGTCCAGCACCGCCGGCGACATTGTCGTCGATCGCCCCTACGAGTCGGTCGCCGACGCCGGGCTCGACACGACGGTCGATCTCTCCCAGTTCGTCACGACGCGACCGCTCGAGCGCGTGAACTGA
- a CDS encoding Hsp20/alpha crystallin family protein has product MRLNALGKSLGNALYRQVGRASGRVQNHRSLPVDILENDTAYRVVFDAPGAESDDVQVRYLDGTVRIQIDRFRQFHEGYDMQFPGRGMSLSGDAELPADAVVDPDAGTARLSETGTLSVEIPKASAIEDTSESASGLDIPSDEVDRDTEPVTVDNE; this is encoded by the coding sequence GTGAGATTGAACGCTCTCGGGAAATCGCTCGGCAACGCACTCTACCGGCAGGTCGGTCGTGCGAGCGGTCGCGTGCAGAACCATCGATCGCTTCCCGTCGATATTCTCGAGAACGACACCGCCTATCGCGTCGTCTTCGATGCGCCCGGTGCCGAATCGGACGACGTACAGGTCCGCTATCTCGACGGAACCGTCAGGATCCAGATCGACCGGTTCCGGCAGTTTCACGAGGGCTACGACATGCAGTTTCCCGGTCGGGGGATGTCACTGTCCGGCGACGCTGAGTTACCAGCTGACGCGGTCGTCGATCCGGACGCCGGAACGGCGCGGCTTTCAGAAACAGGGACGTTAAGCGTCGAAATTCCGAAGGCGTCGGCGATCGAGGACACGTCCGAATCAGCGTCGGGACTCGACATACCCAGCGACGAAGTGGATCGCGACACGGAACCAGTTACCGTCGACAACGAGTGA
- a CDS encoding NAD(P)/FAD-dependent oxidoreductase encodes MNGADDPELAVGADAFTEQGSGLEVAVVGAGAIGATAAYDLARDGVDVTLYDRGGVASGATGRAAGICYDVFADGLDAELAGEAIERFRTLSGDDTFPFVECPYVWLAREGDATRTDAIRDQVQRMQDNGIVALEMDADALGERFPALQTDDVAVAGIAGAAGYADPAAYTACLAAAATGAGATLETDTPVGVRTDPARVIRPDGSIHEVDTVLVAAGARTKALLADAGVPLAVKPYRVQALVMDGDLPEPMCYDATGEFYLRPHQNGVLVGDGTENREADPGGYDRDADPDFAADLRERVAHRVPGLADGDTERAWAGLCTATPDRDPLVGAVRDGLYVATGFQGHGFMRAPSIGQRLAAEICGSSGIDAFDPTRFDGDEAFDIVDGMSPEPN; translated from the coding sequence ATGAACGGCGCCGATGATCCCGAACTGGCCGTCGGTGCCGATGCGTTTACCGAGCAGGGCTCGGGACTCGAGGTGGCGGTCGTCGGCGCGGGTGCCATCGGTGCGACCGCGGCCTACGACCTCGCACGCGACGGTGTGGACGTGACGCTGTACGACCGCGGTGGCGTCGCGAGCGGTGCGACTGGCCGAGCAGCAGGGATCTGCTACGACGTCTTCGCGGACGGGCTCGATGCCGAACTCGCGGGCGAGGCGATCGAACGGTTTCGCACGCTCTCGGGCGACGACACCTTCCCGTTCGTCGAGTGTCCGTACGTCTGGCTCGCCCGTGAGGGCGATGCAACCCGGACCGACGCGATCCGCGACCAGGTCCAGCGCATGCAGGACAACGGCATCGTCGCCCTCGAGATGGACGCCGACGCGCTCGGGGAGCGATTCCCCGCCCTGCAGACGGACGATGTTGCCGTCGCTGGAATCGCCGGCGCGGCTGGATATGCCGATCCGGCTGCGTACACCGCCTGTCTCGCGGCTGCGGCTACCGGTGCCGGGGCGACCCTCGAGACTGACACGCCAGTCGGCGTTCGCACCGATCCAGCGCGAGTAATCCGTCCGGACGGCTCGATCCACGAGGTCGATACGGTGCTCGTCGCGGCTGGCGCACGCACGAAGGCGTTGCTCGCGGATGCGGGCGTTCCGCTCGCCGTCAAACCCTACCGGGTGCAGGCGCTGGTCATGGACGGTGACCTCCCGGAACCGATGTGTTACGACGCGACGGGTGAATTCTACCTGCGACCCCACCAGAACGGCGTTCTCGTCGGCGACGGCACCGAGAATCGAGAGGCCGACCCCGGCGGCTACGACCGCGACGCCGATCCGGACTTCGCTGCCGACCTCCGAGAACGGGTTGCCCACCGCGTTCCGGGGCTTGCGGATGGCGACACAGAGCGAGCGTGGGCCGGCCTCTGTACGGCGACGCCGGACCGCGATCCACTCGTCGGCGCAGTCCGCGATGGGCTGTACGTCGCGACCGGCTTCCAGGGACACGGCTTCATGCGTGCACCGTCGATCGGACAGCGACTCGCAGCAGAAATCTGTGGTAGCTCGGGGATCGACGCCTTCGATCCGACGCGGTTCGACGGCGACGAGGCGTTCGATATCGTCGACGGGATGTCGCCTGAGCCGAACTGA